In the genome of Pseudomonas sp. B33.4, the window CCAGCATCACACGCTGTTCCCGTGGCGCACGGTGCGTGACAACGTTGCGTTCGGCCTGAAGATGCGTGGCATCGGCAAGGCCGAACGGCATCGCGCCGCCGATGACATCCTCACACTGGTCGGCCTCGAAGGCTTTGCCGAACGCTGGCCCGATCAGCTTTCCGGCGGTATGCAGCAACGCGTGGAAATCGCCCGTGTGCTGGTCAATCGTCCGCGCCTGTTGTTGATGGACGAACCGTTCGGCGCGCTGGATGCGCTGACCCGTCTGAACATGCAGGAACTGCTGCTGGACATCTGGACGCGCATCCGCACCACCGTGGTCTTCGTCACTCACGACATTGACGAGGCGCTGTTTCTCGCCGACCGCTTGCTGGTGATGAGCGCACGGCCGGGGCGCATCATCGAAGACTTGCGTCTGGATTTTGCCCGACCGCGCACCAGCGAACTGGTCACCAGTCCCGAGTTCTCCCGACTCAAACGCCACTGCCTCGACCTGCTGCGCCACGACAATGACCAACCGCTGCCGCGCCTCAATCCGCTCGGCCTGCCTCCCGAAAACCCTTTGCCGCGATTTGCCCTATGACCTCTATTTTTGCTGTGACCGATAACCAAGACATTCTCGATCTGCAACCGCGCCTGACTGCTGAAGACGCTGGTGTGCGGCGTATTGCGCTGATTGATCTGGCGGATCTGGAAGAGCCGGATGGCTTGCTCTGGCTGGTCGATCGCCTCGGCCAGGATCCCGCTGAAGACGTCCGCGCTGAAGCCGCGTGGTTGCTGGAAGCCTGGGAAGATGAGGCCGTCGTGCAAGCCTTGTGTGAAGCCTTGACCGACCCGTCGCCCGCCGTGCAATCGGCCGCCGCGCAGAGCCTGAGCTTGCTCAAAACCGAAGCGGCGGGGCGGGTGATTCTGCCGTGGACTGATCATGCCGACGTCAGTGTGCGTATCGCTGCGTTCCGTGCCTTGCGTGAGTTGCGTTTCGCCGACGCCGCGCCGGCTGCGGTTTCGGCGCTGAACGATGCCGACGCCAGCGTTCGTCGTGAAGCCGTGGGCGTGCTCGGCTGGCTCAAGCAACTCGACGCTTTACCCGCCCTGGCACGATTGGCCAGCGCAGACCCGGACACCGAGGTCCGCCGCGCGGCTACCGGTGCTTTGGGCCTGGCCTCCAGCGCCGAAGTCCTCCCGGCCCTGCGCCAGGCCTTGCAGGACGACGCCTGGCAAGTGCGCGAAGAAGCCGCGACGACCTTGGGCAAGGTCGGCCACATTGACGCGGGCTCAGCGCTGGTCGAAGCCTTGAGCGATGACTACTGGCAAGTACGCTTGCGTGCCACCCGCAGCCTTGGTCGTTTGCAATTTGCCCCGGCACTGGACGCGCTGATCGACACACTCGGCCATCGCATCAGCAACCTGCGCAAGGAAGCCGCACTGGCCTTGGGCGAACTGAATGATCGCGGCGCCGTGGCCGCATTGCAGTCCGCACAGGACGACGGCGACCCGGAAGTGCGCAAAGCCGTGCGCATCGCCCTGAGTCAGTTGCAATGAACCCGCTGTCGGTGGGGAATTCGCAGAGCGAAGGGACGCTACGATTGAGTTGGCCGGACGGCCGCGAACAACAGCTGAATCACGCCGAACTGCGCCGCCAGTGCCCGTGCTCGCAATGCCGCGCGTTTCGCCTGAAAGGCCTGACGCCGCTGGTGGATGACCGCGTGCGCCTGATCGAACTCAACCCGCAGGGCTATGGCGTGCAACTGGTGTTCAGCGACGGCCACCAGCGCGGCATCTACCCGTGGGCTTATCTGGCAAACCTCAACCCTTGACCCGACAAATATCCAAATGTGGGAGCGAGCCTGCTCGCGAATGCGGTGGTTCATTCAGCCTTGATGGCGACTGATACGCCGCCTTCGCGAGCAGGCTCGCTCCCACAGGGGGTTGTGTCATTCCCAGGTTACTGGGCGGCCGTCATTGAGGGCCGGCAGCCATGGAAAATATCCAGCCCCGGCTGATACAACGAGGTCTTCACCTCAAACAACCCCAGCACCGAGTGAAACAGGTTGTCATGGCTCAAATCCGTCTGCCCGGTCTTGCCTTGCAGGCAGCCGCGATCAATCCCTTCGCTGGCGAGCGTGCCATTGCCGAACCACATCACCATCGGCACGTGCGTCTGCGCTTCCGGCGCCAGCGCATACGGCGCCGCATGCAGATACAGGCCATTCTCGCCGAGCGATTCACCGTGATCGGAGACATACACCATCGAGGTGTCCAGCGAATCCTGATTGTGTTTGAGCAGCTCGATGACCTTGGCGAGGAAATGGTCGGTGTAGAGAATCGTGTTGTCGTACACGTTCACCAGTTCATCGCGGCTGCAACTGCCCAACTGGTTGGTGTGGCAGATCGGTTTGAAGCGTTCCATGTCTTGCGGATAGCGCTCGTAGTACTCGGGGCCATGGCTGCCGTCCGCATGCAGGACGATGATCGCGTGGCCCTTGAGGCTGTCGATGTAGCTTTGCAGGTCCGCCAGCAGGGCTTCGTCGAGGCAGTTGTTGCCGTCGCAGAACGGCCCCGGCTGATTCTTTGAAATATCGCGATGTGGCACGCGCAGGCAGGTGCCTTTGCAGTCGCTGTTGTTGTCCAGCCACAGCACTTGCACGCCGGCGCGCTGGAGGATGTCGAGCAGGCCTTCGTAGGTTTTGCCTTTCTTGTCGCTGTAATCCTTGCGCGGGAACATCGCGAACATGCACGGCACCGAGACCGCCGTCGACGTACCGCAGGAGTGCACCTGGGTGAAATTGAGGATGTCCTGCTTGCTCAGTTCGGGGTTGGTCTCGCGTTCATAGCCGTTCAGCGAGAAATGATCGGCGCGGGCGGTTTCACCGACTACAAACACCATCAGTGATTTCTTCTCGCGGCTGGCAGCCTTGGCGCTCATCACTGCGTCTTCGCCAATGGCCTGCACCACGAAGTGCTTTTTGATGCCCAAGCGTTGCTTGGTGTACTTGCTGATCGCGTAGATGTAGTTGGTCGGGTTGATGAAGTGGGTGAGTTTGTCTTCTTCGCGAAAGATCGGCGCGTAGGTCGAATAGAAGGTGCCCACTGACGCGGCGATCACCAGCACACAGACGATGATCACCAGAATCTTGTTGAGCAAGCCGCGAAAGAACGGCCGATAACTCACCGGCCAGCGCCAGATCAGCACTGCCGGCAACACGCCGAGCAGCAGCACGTAAGCCAGCAGCTTGCCGTTAAACAGCGCGGTGG includes:
- a CDS encoding HEAT repeat domain-containing protein, which translates into the protein MTSIFAVTDNQDILDLQPRLTAEDAGVRRIALIDLADLEEPDGLLWLVDRLGQDPAEDVRAEAAWLLEAWEDEAVVQALCEALTDPSPAVQSAAAQSLSLLKTEAAGRVILPWTDHADVSVRIAAFRALRELRFADAAPAAVSALNDADASVRREAVGVLGWLKQLDALPALARLASADPDTEVRRAATGALGLASSAEVLPALRQALQDDAWQVREEAATTLGKVGHIDAGSALVEALSDDYWQVRLRATRSLGRLQFAPALDALIDTLGHRISNLRKEAALALGELNDRGAVAALQSAQDDGDPEVRKAVRIALSQLQ
- a CDS encoding ABC transporter ATP-binding protein, whose translation is MSVMQTSEGRIDIRQLSIVLGHGREAFEAVRELDCQIEPGQFVCILGPSGCGKSTLLGALAGHLSAHAGSLKVDGAAVSGPSPQRGMVFQHHTLFPWRTVRDNVAFGLKMRGIGKAERHRAADDILTLVGLEGFAERWPDQLSGGMQQRVEIARVLVNRPRLLLMDEPFGALDALTRLNMQELLLDIWTRIRTTVVFVTHDIDEALFLADRLLVMSARPGRIIEDLRLDFARPRTSELVTSPEFSRLKRHCLDLLRHDNDQPLPRLNPLGLPPENPLPRFAL
- a CDS encoding phosphoethanolamine--lipid A transferase — protein: MALGNGLRLPSITPTRLVLLFSLALVALYNLATWKALGTLITLQGAHKVAFFASFGLFLWAAITLLLTLVSFRWTLKPVLTVVALLSACAAYFMNEYGITIDTVMIQNVFETNPAEATALFNGKLLAYVLLLGVLPAVLIWRWPVSYRPFFRGLLNKILVIIVCVLVIAASVGTFYSTYAPIFREEDKLTHFINPTNYIYAISKYTKQRLGIKKHFVVQAIGEDAVMSAKAASREKKSLMVFVVGETARADHFSLNGYERETNPELSKQDILNFTQVHSCGTSTAVSVPCMFAMFPRKDYSDKKGKTYEGLLDILQRAGVQVLWLDNNSDCKGTCLRVPHRDISKNQPGPFCDGNNCLDEALLADLQSYIDSLKGHAIIVLHADGSHGPEYYERYPQDMERFKPICHTNQLGSCSRDELVNVYDNTILYTDHFLAKVIELLKHNQDSLDTSMVYVSDHGESLGENGLYLHAAPYALAPEAQTHVPMVMWFGNGTLASEGIDRGCLQGKTGQTDLSHDNLFHSVLGLFEVKTSLYQPGLDIFHGCRPSMTAAQ
- a CDS encoding DUF971 domain-containing protein — protein: MNPLSVGNSQSEGTLRLSWPDGREQQLNHAELRRQCPCSQCRAFRLKGLTPLVDDRVRLIELNPQGYGVQLVFSDGHQRGIYPWAYLANLNP